The Balaenoptera ricei isolate mBalRic1 chromosome 9, mBalRic1.hap2, whole genome shotgun sequence genome segment TCTCCTCAGTAACCCTGTAtgagtgtgccatctgtttcctacCAGGACCTTAACATCGTATTTGTGTACTTTTAGATAaaaggtatatatgtataattgtttGTTTATGTATAGGAAACATCTAGAAAGATGCACACCAAACTGTTAGTAATCGTTACCACCTGGTAATGGGGTTGGGCGAGCGGAGAGAGGGGCAAGGGAAAAGGTAAGAGGGCTTTATTTTATATGTCTATGCCATTTGAATTCCTTAATAGgctgtattactttttaaattaaagaaaaaaataaagagttttaaaagtAAATCAAGAACCTCAATCAGCCTAGTGTAAAAACTTCAGAAAATTCACTGAGAGTAAAGATGAAACCTCCCTaagcaaacctcagtcaacaaaatttcagagaaaacccctaaactttaaaaaaaatttaatgataaaTACATATTGATAGAAACGGTTAAATTCCTGTATGAAGGCAGCATCCAAGGAAGCTCTCCATTTTCACggctcccagcccttccctccagGCTGCCGGGGCAACTTGAGTCCCACTAAGCCAGCCGACTCCTCCGCTGAGCGCTCACCCTTGCCATGAAATTCCTGGTGAAGGGCCACATGTTCTCGGATGCTGCGCAGAAGGCAGAGATAGGCGGCAGCTTGGAAATGAAGCCCCTGCCGGGCTCTGCACAGCTTCTCACTGGCGGCCTGGAGGAGCAGCAAGGCCAGATACTCTATTAACAGCCCAGCTGCAGACACAGGGCCACAGAGAAAGATCTGTTAAACAAGCACCCTCTAGAATGAAAGTAAATTGCAGAGGACCTACAAACATGTGTTTGTGCATActtaataacatatataaaggCACTCTGTACATACATAGGGGCACACTGTAACTGCTGATGATTAGGAAAGCTGGCACCTGTTACTCAAAGAGGAATTTTACACGGAGTTTCACTGAAGCATTTCATCCTGTCCTCAAATTTTAATACCGGAAAAAAGTTTATCTCTTGGTTCAACACCCTCATTTAACGAATGAGGGAACTAAAGCCCAGAGAGGCTCTATGGTTGGTTAATGGCAGAGATGGGGAATACAGTCAGGTCACTGATCATTAACGTCACCTAAGGAATAAAATACAGAACTTTCTCCCCTTCAAACAAATGAAGGGCTGCTTTATTTTATGTGACTGTGGACTTTGGTTAATATGGCATATGCCTTTCatttcaatgaaaattaaaaacttatttttctgaaaaatagcTTTGTCCTCACCAGTAACAAAATGaaggttttataaataaaagtaatatgcGTATGTTCATACTACTTAATTATACTCGCTCTCACAATTTATTCATCTAAAAAATCTGTATTCTGATGACCTTCAGAAGCTGGAAATTCCATATCCATTCCAAAGTGACTATAAACCTTGTTCTTTCTTCATCATAATTAACTTCCAGATTAAATTAGTACACAGACTTTACTTGACTAGTTTTATGTTCTGAGGCTGTGAGAAAGGGGCAGGAAAGGTAAGACAAAGATGTGTGCATAGCCTCAAATGACTTAAGCAGCCCTGTTCAAGTGTGGATTAATCTCTGGGCACCACTGCCTACGTATGTCTCTCTTTGACCTTTCTTTACTTGAATACCTAGGTTTGGAATCTGAAAACTAGAATGTGTGCTTTAAGATTTGCAGATCACATATATGAAAATGGCACCTATAAGCtgctcaaaaataaaattcatctgCTTTAATCAATCtaactttttataattaaaaatttatgaGTGACCAACACTAATGTCAAGCATCAACAACGGGTAACATTCACTTCTATTATATAAGTCTAAATTGACAGAATTTGAAACAGGAATTCTATGTTAGTATAGGGAAGAACATAACTGATCCTGATTCAGCTAAGCCTGAATCATGAGGAGTCAGGAGAAAAGCATCAGCAATGTAACATAGTAAATGAACCACAAGAGACCGAGAGatctaatgaaatagaaaattgtaTTTTCCCAATGGAGAAAGGGGAGATTCAGCTAACTGAATCCCTTCAGcctagggagaggagagagaaaatgggcatagaTGATTATTGAGTTAGCTCTGAGCCAGCAGGAAATAGAACCCTTTCCCATATCCTCATATGCATTCCACAGAGTGGTGTTTCTGGAATTTTTAGCATGAATTTCAGGTGTATTTCCAAGGAACTTCAGAGCCGTTACCAAGGCCCTCTCAAGGGCAATCATGTTGCCTCCATTAGGTACAACTATAATCGTGTCACCTTGAAAATCTTAAGAGTGACTTCCCATTACATTTCCAATGAAGTTTAAACTCCTGCCTACCACCTACCTCATCTTCCTCCACTTCCTCCACCACACGCTAAGCCGTAACAGCTCTCCACTGTCAGCTCCTCTCACCTCTGGGCTTTCAGTTGTACACCTTCTTTACTTGGACCTCATCTTCCCCAACCCCCATTTACTTGCTAACTCTAATTTATTCTTCAAGTCCCTGGTTAATGCACTTCCTCCTGAAAGCCTACCCCTTCTGTATGCCAGGACCCCTGTTATCTATTTACTCCCTCAGCACTTGTTTATTCTAAGTCCTTGGTTATATGGCTCCTCAGGTGGATCGTAAGCTTCTTAAAAGACAGCACCCATGTGGCTCTTATTCGTCGTTTTTAGCCAAGTTCCTAACAGTCCCTAATATTGcgaccttttaaaaattagttggaAGTTTAGTTCTAACATTTTGCATTCTAACTTCCATGGCTCAGAAAATCAAGAGTTAGGATGATGGTTCTCCCCTTTCCCACACTGCTCAAAGGACGCTGTTTCCTTTGCTAAAGCCCAAGCTGACTCTCCAATTTATCATTTCTGAGAAAGGCTGCAACTTCTTTCCAAGCCAGATCAGTAACTCTAAAGGCAGTAATTAAATGGAAGACTCTTATTTGGGAACCAAGTAACCTAGAGCCTAGTTGCTCCTATACATGTGCTTGTACAGGTCAACCGTCCCCGAGCCTCAGTTGCCCCTTTTGAAGAAAGAAACTATCTTCCATCCGATCTTGCCTAAGGGGTAGAAGGAGTGCGGATTTCACAAAGGGATTTTCCAAGGATGATGGCGTcccatatgtacatatttatctACTACCGGCGGAAAAACTGTTGCCTGGTCACATATCACGTTAATGTTGTAACTCACAGTACCACCTCATTAGAGGTTTCTAGTTCAGCCCTGCAAGGCACCATTCCCTGAAGCGGCGTAGTCCTGCTCTTCAAGAAGCGCCCAATATTCCTCTCTGCATCAAAAACTGGTTCTCAGAATAGCTCTCCTCCGGAAAGGAGAGTGTCGGGTAGATGCTGTGGCCTGTGACCCTACACTCTCCACCAAGGACATCTTTTTTCTTGTCCCTCTCTATTTCCGCCATTTCACTTCCCTCTGACTTTCCCCTCCACACGGGCCAAAGACAGCCAATGAAAGCCTCAGGGACGGCTCCACCCCAGGACGACTCTGCCTTCCCGCCGGTCCTCGGTTAGTCCCCGGGCTCAGGCCTTAGACTACGGCCTGGATCTGTTTGGAGGGAACCAGAGCCTCAGAAATGAGGGCTAAGGCCAGGCGCGCTCCACCCTGCCCAGACCCgactctccctcccttcccgggAAAGGGACGCTGGAGCCCCCGGACACGGGCTTCCGTACCCGATGTGCACGGAAAGCCTTCACGAGGTACCGATAGGCCGCGGTGTGGCGATAGGGTCGGCCTGTGGCCGCGTTCAAGTAGCGCAACTCTCGGAGAAGGCCTCGCCAAGTGCGCAGCGGTGACCCCAAGGCCGCCATTTTCCCGTCGTCCGAGCCTGGTGCGGGACGGCGCCCTACGCCCCTCTTACTCCCTCACCACCCCCTGCTCAGCCGCTTAATGGTACGGTCGGAACCAGGCTGCCGGCTCCCCCTATCGACTGCAGGACAGTGGAATGCCTCGCTTCCCTTCTTTGCGGAGCGTTATTAATCGAACGCCGAGCGGCGTCCTAAGGTGTTAAGAGAAAAGCAAACGAAAGCCGAGTGTAACTGAAGAGCCTGGAGAAAGGCCGAGCGAGGGAAAAGAAGGTCCTAGTTCCTTTCCTGACTGCGTCATTTCAGACGCCATTCGCTGACGGACTGCTGACTCTGGAGAAAATGAGGGCATGTCGGAAGTGGGTGTCAATTTGAAATAGAAAACTTTGAGATTTTATTTCTAGAGGGGATGTCAAAATTCAACGTACTGACTTAGCAGAAATCTTAATGGGGTTACGGCTCAGAAGAAGGAAATGGGAGTATGTTGATTCTTGCAAACTGTAGCCCCACACCTAGAAAAACCACGCATACACTTTCCATCGTTAAAGAGTAAAATTAAGTTAGCATTTTTAGCTATAATTGTTTAAGAAGGGGGAAAGGCAAAATGTTTTAttggaaagtttattttaaaggcaaaagTGCAACCACCCCAGATGGGACTCGAACCCACAATCCCTGGCTTAGGAGGCCAATGCCTTATCCATTAGGCCACTGGGGCTTCGGTGAACAACGCCCTCAAACAACgtattcaatttttttcctccttggtaCGTCATCgtcatttcagtttctttttaaccTATCCTAGGAAACCACACTTGGTACCATTAATGAGGTGCGAGGCATGCTGGGAGTTGTAGTTCAGAGAACAAATATCCGCCTCACAGCTCCAAAGGTTTTACCCTCGAAGCAGCACCGACGCGCCGGACGGAGATCGGGCACGCGCACGGTTTTGCGTACGCGTTTCCTACGCGGTAGCTCCGCGCCTGCGCAAAAGCGCGCATACGACGTCGCGGAGCCGAGCGCGCTGGGCACGCTAGCCTAATCTCCCAGATTCGCCCGCTGAGCTTGTGCTTCGTTGGGTTTTCACCGGAAACAGCCGGCCCCTTCCGGTGTTGCGGCTTTCCGGACTTGGCTTGGCTGCATCCTGCCGTTAGGGGGCGTGCGTGGCGGTCATTTTGTTTCCGGTTGAAACACTGAGGCCATTTCCGCAGAGCAAGTGGCCAGTTAGAAACGTTTGCCTTGCCCTCTGAATTGGCGGGTTAGTGGTAAACATGGGACAGCAGGGAATTAGAATTAGTTAATTCATTAGGAATTAGTTAATTAGAAACAATTAGgagttaattttctgttttgtttcctatttGAATAaattggacaagtcacttccgaGTCTCAGCGGACTAACGCCTTGCTTAAAATCTCGCAGTGGCTCCCCGTTGCCCGTAAGATAAATTTCAGACCACTGGACCCTACCTAAATTGACCCTTGCCTGTGTCTTAACCTTCATCTCCTCTCACCCTCTGCTCAGTGTAGCTGAACTTCTGTCTTCGTCTccacatttttttaatagatttatttaattaattttatttgttttcggctgcattgggtctttgttgctgcatgcgggctttctctaggtgcggcgagcaggggctactctttgtcgcggagcacgggctctaggcgcgcgggcttcagtagttgtggctcgcgggctctagagggcatcctcagtagttatggcatacgggcccagtagttgtggctcacgggctgtagagtgcaggctcagtagttgtggcacacgggctcggtagttgtggctcatgagctctagagtgcaggctcagtagttgtggcacacgggctcggtagttgtggctcacgggctctagagcgcaggctcagtagtggcacacgggcttagttgctccgcggcatgtgggatcttccaggaccaggcaAGCCCCCCTCTCCACATCTTGTGTTATTCCCTTTGCCTGAATCTTAACCATTTGCATTAATATTCCTATTTACCTTTTGGGCTTCAAGTTTCCTCGGGAAGTCTAGGTCAGACACTTCTCCAGGCCCTTATGGTCAGTATGGCAAAGTTAAAATGATTCACTTCACCTCCTGTGGGCTCCCCTAGATTTTCTATGTAATCTTACCTTTTACGAGCTATATCACCTGTGTCTCAGCTTCATCATCTTCCTCACGAGCCAAGATGCAACTGCTCAGACTCCGGACTTCCCATTCTCATGGGTCTCTCTTCATAGGTCCCTCTCAGGGTTCACCAGCTCTAGCTGTGCCAACTTTGATCAATTTTTCACGTGGGCTGGAATCCTGACACTTCCAGAATCAACTCAAGGGTAAACCAGTATGACTTAATGTGAATGAATTGATCTCTCCCTGTCATAcccataaaatattcattttatcacCCTGTAATTCATAAgtgtctgatttttaaaaggcaaatatgCAAGGGGTTAAGAAGAATGCTGTCAGCTATTTTCCCCTTAGAAGAAATTTGTTTATGCAACTTTCTAAGATGTAGCAAATTTAAGCCAGCTCTGAGGAAGTGGGAGAATTAATTGGAAGTAGGTTTTCAATAACTGTTGATATGGTAAGGGGCAATAAGACATAATTCTGAGTTCCTTTTTACTGAACTGCAGAGAgactcttttcttccatttttacacTAAAGCAGAGTAAATagataattataaaatgttagCTCTGTGTAGCCACTAGTCACCAAAGATGGCCCCCAAGATCTTCCCCTTTCATACATATGATGCTTCTTACATCAAGAGGTGAAGCTTATTACTCATCCTACTCACCCCTCCCGCACTTGAAAGCCAGCTTAGGCTGGCTTTGTGACCAGATTTAACTAATAAATAGAAGGTTCTGGGACTTCTCTGGAGCCCCAGGCCTTAAAACTGGCAACTTTCACAATCTGCTTCTTATCTAGCTACTATGCTGTGAAAACCCCACGGCCCAAGGAAGAGTCCTGAGGTACACCAAGCTGACCTCTCAGCTGACAGCACGAATGATCATGTTCAGTGAGCCATCTTGAGTGTCCCAATCCAGTGGCACCCCCAAATGACTACAGTCTCAACCAATGTCATATGGAGCAGAGAGCTGCCCAGCTAAACCCAGTCAACCCAAAGAAAcattaaagataataaaatggCTGTCTGGGAATAAATTCCACGAAATTTTAGAATTACTGTGTGTCAACAGAAAACCAAATCAGTCTAAAAAAGTTCTTAGAGACAATTTAGCTGAACTTCATAATTTTGCAACTTTGGAAAATCTTTATATTCCTAGTGCAGGGCTACATACCCAAAGCCCTACAGCAGAAAGCAGGCAGGTAAACAAGAGTGAGTCAGGCAGGTGGGTTCCTACCTCCTGCACAGGAGCTAGACTTTTCAGCTCAATCTAGTTGCAAGTAGGAATGTGGTTCCAGTGTTGCCAGagcttctgatttttcaagagaagttgTAAATCCAGAATTTTTATGCAATGCCCCTTTAAGTGTTAGCAATCAGTTAAAAACAATACTGTCTGTCAAACAAAACACTTCTGTTCACCTTACATAACCTAGGGTTGCCAGCGTGCAAACTATGTCCTGGGGCACTTCACAGGCAATGTCCCACTGGACCCTCGCCACAATCCCATGAGGTAGTACTCAGATTTTACCTACTTAGAAATGTGGGAACAAGCTCAGGGCAGTTTCTTGGTTTAGCCAACTTTACTAACTGCTCAGTGGTAAGGCTGGTATTTGACCTCAGGCAATCTAACTCCAAagcctattttttaaactttaaaaaaagttttatagcAGAAAagggatttttattaaaaagatacTGGGTGATTGTCAGAACTTCCTGGTAAGGCTAGACACTAGGCTTAGGAGCTACACAGGCAAGAAACCTCACCTAAAAGTCTGTCCCAGATCTGGTCCAGTGAAAACACCAGCAGGCACAGTCGCTGCAGTTGCCGTGCTAACACAGTGACACTGGGCAGAGGCTGGACAATGGCATCAAAGCTGTTGCTCCAGGACACTGGCAGTAGCTGACTCCTCTGCCTCCACTTGTGCCAGAATAGATTAAGTCATTACCTAAGAGTCAGAGTTCTGGGCTGAGTACTTCTAATTAGCATGGCCTGGGTTATGTTCCCATGTTGTTCAGGGGAGGCTGAGAAAGCAAATATTTTGTCATTCGATGAATTTTTATTAAGCATCTGCTGTGAGGCAGGCACTTCCAGATGCTAGGGAAAGCACAAGTAGAATAGGTAAACCTTTCCTCTACTCATGAAGCTTCCATTCTAGAAAGGGGCAGACAGACAATAatcaaataaacaagcaaaacataaaatttatcaaatggtgatgagtgctatgaagaaaaagaaagccagggGCAGGGGATTGAGACCTGCTAATGTGTTCTGAGAGGTCCTTACTGATAAGGTGACATATGAGCAGAGACCCAAATGACGTGCAGAATCTGCATCttcaggttgtgtgtgtgtgtgttggcatgGGGAAGTGCCCACACTTTTAAGTAGAGAGACCCTACCTCCAGTCTCCACCCACTGTGAGGCCACCATTATTCTGTCCTTCAAGCTCTGGGAGGGTACAGGAGGAGTTCTGGGACAAGTTTTCTATGCCCAGTGAAACTGTAGGAACAGACCCTGAAGGTCCAGTCTTAACACTGCAACTATAGCAGTGACTAGCTACCTGGCCATGAGCTTGGGAATCTGGGGGAAATTTTGGTGGGAAAGAGCCAGGACTAATGAAAGAGGGTGTATCTGAAAGTAGACGTTTGTAGGCACTCGCTTCCATCAATTGTGATTCTAGAGATGCCTGTCCCAGGGCAGTGATTTCTAAACTTCTTTGATTGTGTAACCACTCTAGTAAAAATCTTGTGCCTCctcctttgtatttatttttaaattatatacatgtacTATTGATTCAACGtagtaaatacatttaaaacatgcacaaaatagaaataaaaagtatattttaaaaaagaaaaacaatattttgaaaatatttttatttattaacagtAAAAAAGTACTAATTTCTCTCAGTAAAGAAagattattattctttattttattgaaaatgcAGTGTAATAcagtatgttttattattttgaaaatcttgGTTTAACACATCATTTGGggcaaaaaaaatcacatagtgataaacatttctaaacatccattttcaaatttcttcattgcatgagtttcttttaaaaaggcagtCAGTGCCTCACTTAGctttaaaatatcacttttaaCTTAAAAGGACCCATTAAGTATGTTCATTTCTTTCAGAAGATCAGCTAGGCACCTGTATCCATCAGGGCtcagtcagaaaaagagaaaccaccgcaggcTTTTCAAGCAGAAAGGAACTGAGTGCAGGACATTCAATTCAGTAGACGCTTGACGGCACCATTAGAAGAGCTGCAGGAGTTCAGGAAAGCTGCCACTAACGTTCAGCAGTTCAGAGTGCTGGGAGGTTGCTGCTATCACCTAGGTCAGAAAAATGCAGGTCCCCCCACTGCTGACCAGAGCTGGCCCCCAAGTACTCACATAGGGGCTGACAGGAGATTACTTGGGAGCTACGGCAGAACTTTCAGTCTCCCATGGCCTGCCCGTTTTGCTAGGTGCTGccagaagaaaaaatatcacCTTTTCCTCCCACCTACAAAATACCACGTGAATACATCTAGCAGAAAGAAATCACATCCAGAACCTTGAAGGCAAGGAGTTTGGGAACGTTTCCATAGATCTCGCCCCTGTAATACATAAGGATATGGGAATGAATGCTGGCTGCCGAAAACCAGACTTAGAGCACACAGCAGCTTACTCTTCATACCCTCTTGTCATCACAGAGAAGGACGGCAAATGAGAAACACTTGCctcttttgtaaaagaaaaataggtaATTTTTAAGTTTGACAACTCTTGTAAATACTTTTCAGCAAGATAATCATTCCATCAGTGTAGTTTATGGATTTTTATGTCGTTTACTTCCCATTACATAGTAGTTTCTGCCATTTAAATGTCTTACTCTCAAGCAGATTAACCTTACTGATAACATCCTGTAGCATACAGACTGCAGTACATTATAATACTCAGAAGTAAAGGTGACTATTAACCAGCAAGCTGGACTTGCTAGATACAAGCAGAGAGCAATTTATTCCTCCTTCCATTGCTGCTTGTGGACTTCTTCCTCTCCGGCATGAAATCGTGGGTGGCTCACACAGCTTTCCTAGGAAATAACGGGacagttggctttttttttttttttttttcctttcgttTTAAAAACAGTCCAGTCTGTTTAACATTAAAACTCCAAACGTCATTGCATAAGACCTCTCCCCATTGTCAGCTGAGGCTGCCACAGGCTGAAAAATGGGCAGTTAGGGCAGTAGGACACGGCCCACCTACCTACTGCTCTTCAAATGCAACCTCTTCCTGGAACAAGCTAGACTTGTATAGACAGAAagcaattttgttttctcatgagtGCCCCTACACACTTGCTTTAATGATTTGTGCTTATGGTTGGATGAAATTTACAGCTTTACTCGTTGAAATTTACAGTTTTACTCTTTTAGGTGACAAACAGGTTAAAGAGTTATCATGATCATTTTAAGAATAGTCTCTTTTTTCTAGGTGTGAATAAGTCTCATCCAGGATCAGATCAAAACTTCAAATATCAGTTAATTTAacatttctctcctcctccagtcTGGAAATGTGAAGGAGAATGGAGGTCAGGATCAGTGTCATTTCTGTTTCTCACTACCTCCTGCCCCCTTGCTGGCTGCTGTTCTGGGCCTGTGGGCCGGTTACagcaagggaaagaagaaagaggtaaGGTCTTACTTTGTTGGTAGAGATAAGCTGGTGTCCGTGTCCTCCGGGAGCAGCAGATTCCAgtgttgcttctttttttatagGTTCTCAATAGTTTCTCCTTCTCTGGGGATCTCTCAGCTGTAGTTCCCTTGTAGGCCATGCCTTCTCTAGTTACTTAGAATTCCTGCCCCGGCCCCTTAGTTTCCAGGAGCCTCCCCTCCACTGAGGTCATTCCATCCGTCCAGGTGTTCCCTTTGGCTGGGTTCCTTCTTAAAATGACCAAATCTGGCTCCCTTTCTTGAGAACCACGTCAGGCCCACAGGAACTCGGGAACTTTGGGAGTGTAAACCATTCCCATTGCagccttctctcttcttctgtcttCTCCAGGAGCTAGCCACCTACTCCTCATTTGTCTTTAGACTTTTAGGAGTGAGTCAGACACCAGTTTCTGTGTCCCTCAAACTCCACAGGATGTGTCACGCTCTCCCAATGGTCCTCTAGAAGTGCCCCCCTCATTTGGCATGAGGTGAAGAGGAAGCACCTCCACCCTCTCCTGCTTGGGGAGCAGAAGGGAAATGTCCAGCGTACTGACAGCTGCTTCCAAAGGAATCTTCTCACATTCTCTCACAGAGCCTGGAGGTGGGTGCCGAGCTCTTCCTTGCCAGCACTGAGCCAGTGCTTCCCAGTATCTACTTCACAATCTCTTAGCATGTGGTGCACAGGTGATCTAGCTCCTTTTCCCTTTAGACTGTGGATGGACTTGGCACCTACTGTTTTGTTCTCAGCCTTTGGGGTTTCTGGTGAAACTGACACAGAAAGATTCCCACTTTAGTAAATGAAGTTACC includes the following:
- the FMC1 gene encoding protein FMC1 homolog, which gives rise to MAALGSPLRTWRGLLRELRYLNAATGRPYRHTAAYRYLVKAFRAHRAASEKLCRARQGLHFQAAAYLCLLRSIREHVALHQEFHGKGERSAEESAGLVGLKLPRQPGGKGWEP